The genomic window TTTTATAAATAATAGATAATGTTACAATATTAAACCTTTATTTTATTTTTATTATAGGGTATACTATAATATAATAAAAGATTAACTAGGTGGTGAAAAAATTTATGAAAAAGGGTATATATTTTTTAAGTCTTTTATTGCTAATTCTATTTGTATTAAAAACAAAATTTACTATAGGAGGAATTATTTTAGGAATATATATAATTTTATCATTAATTTCTATCAAAAAAGATGTAACTTTAGATGAAATTATAGATATATCTATATTATATGGAAAAAAATCCAGTCTTGTAATAATTCTTTTTATATTTATTGGAAGTCTTTCAGCTATGTGGATGGCTTCAGGTACAATTCCTGCCCTTGTTTATTATGGACTAAAATTTATAAATCCAAAAATATTTTTATTTTTTGTATTTTTTATTAGTTGTATTATTTCGATTATTTTAGGAAGTGCTTTTGCTTCAACAGGGATAATTGGAATGGCTCTTATGGCTATTGCAAAAACTGGAGATATTAATTTAAGTCTTGTAGGAGGAGCTATAATATCTGGAGTTTACTTTGGAGATAGATGGTCACCAATTTCAGTTAGTGCAAATTTAGTTTCTTCTTTAACAGGAGTAGATATTTATACCAACTTAAAAAATATGATAAAATCAACTATTATTCCTTTTATTTTAACATCACTTATATATATAGTTTTATCACAAATTTTTACTTTAGATACAAGTGAAACAACTTTACCAAAAATTATAATGGAAAATTATAATTTAGATATTAGATTTATATTTTTACCACTTATCTCTATAATTTTACTTTCTTTCTTAAAAATAAATGTAAAAATTTCTATGGGGATAAGTATTATTATTGCTGGAATTATAGGAATATTTTTACAAGGAGAAAAATTTATTAATTTATTGCAATATGCTTTTAGTGGATTTTATAAATTTAATGGACATCCTTTAGAAAAAATTATAAAAGGTGGGGGAGTTATTTCAATGGCTAATGCTACTTTAGTAATTGTTATCTCTTGTTTATTAATTGGAATTTTAGAAAAAATGGAAATTTTATCATTTTTAAAATCGAAAATTAGAAATATAAGCACGAGAAGTGGACTTTTCTTAAATATGATAGGAATAAGTATTTTAGCTGGGATGATTGGTTGCAACCAAACAGTATCTGTAATTATGACAGAACAAGTTATGGAAGAAATTTATGATTCAAGAAATCTATCAAGAGAGGAATTAACTTTAGATTTAGAAAATTCATCAGTTCTTTTAAATAATTTTATTCCTTGGAATAGTTCTTGTTTTGTTCCTTGTGCTATTTTAGAGGTTGTTTTTTATAAGGCTGTACCACTGGCTTTTTTCTTATATTTTATACCACTTTGGACATTTATTTCTTATAAATTTTGGTCTAAAAAATTAAGTTAAATAATTTTTGCCTTTCAAATGATATTTATTTCAATAATTTGAAAAATATGTTATACTATATAGGGTAATAAAAAATTATGTAGGAGAATATATGGAATTTAAAAAGATTGAATATATAGATAGAAAAACTGGAAAAACTTTAGTAGAAAAAGTTCCAGGAGAAAGTTTTTTAAAATTTTTGTATTATAATCCTTTTGGAGTTTTACCTTTAGAATTATTAGTAAAAAGAAAATTTCTATCTGTTTTATATGGAAAAAAAATGGATAACATGAGTTCTAAAAAAATGATACCTAATTTTGTAAAAGAGCATTCTATAAATATGGAAGAATCTATAAAATCTGTTGATGAATTTACATCTTTTAATGATTTTTTCTATAGAGAACTAAAACCAAATTCAAGAAAAATAGATAGAAGAAGAGGGGTACTTACAAGCCCAGCTGATGGAAAAGTATTTGTAATTGAAAATGTATCAAAAGATACAGAATTTTTTGTAAAAGGTGAAAAATTTTATTTAGAGGATTTCTTAAAAAATAAATCTTTAGCTAAAAAATATAAAAATGGAATTATGTTTATTATAAGATTAGCTCCTGTAGATTATCATAGATTTCATTTTCCAGCTTCTGGAATGATATCTAAGACAAAACTTATAAAAGGAGCTTATTATTCTGTTTCTACTCATGCAATTAGAAAGAATTTTAGAATTTTTTGTGAAAATAAAAGAACTCTTTCTACACTTTTTACAGATTCATTTAAAGATATTTGTATATTGGAAATAGGTGCTACTATGGTAGGAGGGATAAAACAAACATATATTCCTTATACTCATGTAAAAAAAGGAGATGAAAAAGGTTATTTCTATTTTGGAGGCTCAACTGTAATTTTACTTTTAGAAAAACAATCTTTTAGAATAGATAAAGATATATTAGAAAATAGTAGAAATGGAATTGAAACAAAGGTATTTATGGGAGAGAGATTAGGAGTTTCTTGGAGATTTAGGGAGGAAGAAGATTGAAAAGAAAACCCTGTTACTTTAGAAAATGGGATATATTAATATATATAGTCATTTTTTCTATATTTTTAATACTATTTTTGCATGTACAAAACCTTAAAACTATAAAAGGGAATAAGGCTGAAATATATGTAGATAATCAATTAAAATATGTATTTAATTTACAAGAAGAAAAAAAAGAGTTTTTTGTTGATACTAACTTAGGTGGAGTTAATGTTTTAATTGAAAAGATGAAAATTAGAGTTACTACTTCTAATTCGCCTCTTAAAATTTGTGTGAAACAAGGTTGGATTTCAAATGTTGGAGATACTATTGTAGGAATTCCTGATAGATTACTTATAAAGATAGTAGGAATTACTACAGAAGATGATGTTGATGCTACAGCTAGGTAATGTAAGGAGAAAATATGACTAATCAAAAAGAAAAAAAACTTTTTTTAAATATTTTTATAGTTGGATTAATACTTTTAATTATTCAAACTGTTTTACAAAGGAATGACGAATTTTTAAATATCTTAAATGCTTTTAATGTATATCTAAAACCATTTATTTATGGAATTTTTATAGCTATGCTTTTTAATCCTGCTGTAGAAATAATAGAAAAAAAATTAAAATTTTCAAGAATGGTTTCATTATGGGCGGCATTTTTTATATTTCTTTTAATTTTTACAGGGATTATGCTTTGGTTTATACCTAGTTTAATTCATAGTTTTGAAGATATGGTACAAATGTTTCCAACCTTTCAAGAAAAATTTATGTACTATTTAAGAGAGATTTTTGAATTCTTGAGGGAAAAAGATTTACTTGTAATGGATGGAACAGATATACAAAAAGCTATAGAAGATTTTATTGTATCTAATATCCAAAATATAAAAAATATTTTATTCTCTATAAGTATAAATGTAGTTTATTGGGTGGTAGAAATTTTTATATTTTTCTTAGGATTATTTTTAGCAATTTATTTTATCTTATATAAAAATTATTTTATGAGATTTTTTAAGAATATGGTATTTTTATTTTATGATAAAGAAAAATCTGAAAGTGCTTTAAAATTTTTAATTGAAGCAAAGGATATATTTTTAAATTATATGTTAGGAAGAATTCTTATATCTACTATTGTAGGAATAGTAGCTTATATTGTTATGATTTTTGGAAAAGTTCCTTATGCTCTTATTATTGCTGTGATGATTGGGGTAGGAAATATGATTCCTTATTTTGGTTCTATTGTAGCTGGAATTATTGCATTTTTACTTGTAGTTTTAATAGAACCATTTAAAGTTTTATATATATTCTTGGCTATGGGAATTGCTCAAACTGTAGATGGATATGTTGTAGGTCCTCTTATTTTAAGTAAAAGTGTGGGACTTGGTTCATTTTGGGTAATTGCTTCTGTTATCATTATGGGAAATATTATGGGAACTACAGGAATGTTT from Fusobacterium perfoetens ATCC 29250 includes these protein-coding regions:
- a CDS encoding phosphatidylserine decarboxylase, encoding MEFKKIEYIDRKTGKTLVEKVPGESFLKFLYYNPFGVLPLELLVKRKFLSVLYGKKMDNMSSKKMIPNFVKEHSINMEESIKSVDEFTSFNDFFYRELKPNSRKIDRRRGVLTSPADGKVFVIENVSKDTEFFVKGEKFYLEDFLKNKSLAKKYKNGIMFIIRLAPVDYHRFHFPASGMISKTKLIKGAYYSVSTHAIRKNFRIFCENKRTLSTLFTDSFKDICILEIGATMVGGIKQTYIPYTHVKKGDEKGYFYFGGSTVILLLEKQSFRIDKDILENSRNGIETKVFMGERLGVSWRFREEED
- a CDS encoding AI-2E family transporter; amino-acid sequence: MTNQKEKKLFLNIFIVGLILLIIQTVLQRNDEFLNILNAFNVYLKPFIYGIFIAMLFNPAVEIIEKKLKFSRMVSLWAAFFIFLLIFTGIMLWFIPSLIHSFEDMVQMFPTFQEKFMYYLREIFEFLREKDLLVMDGTDIQKAIEDFIVSNIQNIKNILFSISINVVYWVVEIFIFFLGLFLAIYFILYKNYFMRFFKNMVFLFYDKEKSESALKFLIEAKDIFLNYMLGRILISTIVGIVAYIVMIFGKVPYALIIAVMIGVGNMIPYFGSIVAGIIAFLLVVLIEPFKVLYIFLAMGIAQTVDGYVVGPLILSKSVGLGSFWVIASVIIMGNIMGTTGMFLGVPIFAVLKLIYTRLLERKEKDIELKAIEEKENNNFEEF
- a CDS encoding NusG domain II-containing protein, coding for MKRKPCYFRKWDILIYIVIFSIFLILFLHVQNLKTIKGNKAEIYVDNQLKYVFNLQEEKKEFFVDTNLGGVNVLIEKMKIRVTTSNSPLKICVKQGWISNVGDTIVGIPDRLLIKIVGITTEDDVDATAR
- a CDS encoding Na+/H+ antiporter NhaC family protein; the protein is MKKGIYFLSLLLLILFVLKTKFTIGGIILGIYIILSLISIKKDVTLDEIIDISILYGKKSSLVIILFIFIGSLSAMWMASGTIPALVYYGLKFINPKIFLFFVFFISCIISIILGSAFASTGIIGMALMAIAKTGDINLSLVGGAIISGVYFGDRWSPISVSANLVSSLTGVDIYTNLKNMIKSTIIPFILTSLIYIVLSQIFTLDTSETTLPKIIMENYNLDIRFIFLPLISIILLSFLKINVKISMGISIIIAGIIGIFLQGEKFINLLQYAFSGFYKFNGHPLEKIIKGGGVISMANATLVIVISCLLIGILEKMEILSFLKSKIRNISTRSGLFLNMIGISILAGMIGCNQTVSVIMTEQVMEEIYDSRNLSREELTLDLENSSVLLNNFIPWNSSCFVPCAILEVVFYKAVPLAFFLYFIPLWTFISYKFWSKKLS